Sequence from the Flavobacterium sp. TR2 genome:
GGGCACCAAAATCGCTGGTTTTAAACAGCCTATTTATGAAGTTCTGGCTTTTAATCTTCAATCTATTTCTATTTACGATTCTAATTACGAATTATTCGAAACCAAGTACGAAAATCCGATTTCTAAAAACGCTCCTTCAAGCTATAACTATAAACTGTTAGACACAGTCAGCATAAGAGGCCGCGATACGTATATGATTTATTTTAAAAACAAATCAAAACACAGAGCTTCTGGACTCGAAGGGGTTTTATACATCGATAAAGAAAATTATGCTGTCGCGAAAGCGGTAATGCGAATTAAAGGCGTACTGGACATCAGCGGCATTCATGAGTTTGAATATATTCCGAAAGAGAAAATCTGGTTTCAGAGCAATACCACTTTTAAAATCGTAAAAGGAAAAAATGACGACGATATTCGCATTTTAGGCGGTACAATTCAATTTGACGGAGATGTTGAAGAGAATTCAGAACGCAGAAAAAAAGCGGCTTCAGATTTTACATATCTGCTTTCAGAAAGCAATAGTTTTGATGTTCGCGTGAACACCGACGCGCCAATAAAAAACCCTTCGCTTTATATCGAAATTAAAGACGATGCGGCCAAAAAACCAGAAAGTTTCTGGGAAGCTTACCGAAAAGAAAATCTTGATCTAAAAAGCCAAAAAACATATTTGCTGCTCGACAGCCTATCTGTTCGAAACAGGATTGAAAAACGCTTAGGAATTGGCCGAAAGATCATTAATGGCTTTTATCCTATTGGCCCAGTCGATTTGGATTTAAAAAAGATTATAAGCTACAACAACTATGAAGGTTTTCGTCTTGGCATAGGCGGCATTACAAATGACCGTTTGTCCAAATTTTTCCGTGTGGAAGGCTATGGCGCTTATGGAACAAAAGACGGTGTTTTTAAATACAGCATCGGTGGCGGCGTTTTATTAGACAAACACACCAACACTTGGTTTAATGGCTATTACACCGACGATGTGCGAGAAATTGCGAGTACTGTTTTTTCTGTTGACAAACGCGTTTTTAAAATTTACGATCCGCGCCCGATAAACATCAGCACTTTTTATGAATATATTGGATGGCGCGCCAATGTCCAAACCAAATTTATTCCGAAAACCGAAGCTGTTTTAGAATTTTCGAGAAATTACATCGAGCCAAAATTTGATTATCTTTTTAATCTCAACGGAAAATTGTACTCCAATTATATCATGACAACAGCAATGCTTTCTATTGTTTGGGCGCCTTTCAGCAATTATATGCAGACTCCGACGGGAAGAACCGAAAGCGATAAAAAATTTCCGAGATTTACTTTCCAGTACACACAATCTCTGCCAAGTGTTCTTGAAAATGATTTTACCTTTAGCAAAATAGATTTTAAAGCCGAATACGAAAAACAGTACCTAAACCGCCAGAAAACAAGTTTACTGTTGCAGGGAGGCTTGGCAATGGGAGATGTTCCTATTACGCATTTGTACAATACAGCTCCGAATAACTTAACTAAAGAAACTGTTGTACAGCGTATCACTTTTGCGGGAAGAAATGCTTTTGAAACGATGTATTTTAACGAGTTCTTCTCTAGCCAATATCTGATGTTTCAAATTAAACATGGTTTTGACCGAATTACAATCATGAAAAAAGTTCGTCCATCATTGGTTTTAGTTACCAGAATGGCATGGGGAAGCATGGAAAATCCCGAACAGCACGTTGGCCCAGCATACAAAACGCTTGATAAAGGGTATTTTGAATCGGGAATAGAATTGAACAAAATCTTTAAAGGTTTTGGTTTAGGCGGATTTTATAGATATGGTCCAAACCAATTATTGAGATTTGAAGACAATATCGCGGTTAAGATTTCTTATGTTCTTGATTTGGGGCTATAACTTTAAAATTCATTTTTTCGCCACGAATTCACAAATTTATCTACTTACACTTGCGAAAACTTTATCGATGAATTTCACGAATTGTCGCTAGGTTAATCTTGGTAAATTTGTGCAATTTGTTGGACAAGTACTGCGTAAAAAAATCATTAAAATTCGTGAATTCGTGGCTAAAAAAAACAAACCCCAATAAGTAAAATTGGAATTTAATCCCAAAGCTTCAGGACCAAATTCCAATTTGAACGCAAAATTAACACAACGTATATCTGTAGAGACGCACCGCAGTGCGTCTACGCAACGAATATCATCATGGGTTAGACGCACTGCGGTGCGTCTCTACAGAATATTGGAACGAAATAAAAAATCCCAAACTCCAATTGATTATTGGAATTTGGGATTAAAATCTTAAAATTTCAAATTTTTATGGTTTAAGAATCAAAACTGATGGAGAATTATTTAACCAAATACTTTGAGATTCTATAAGTTTTTTCCAGCTATCCAGACTGATAATCATCAAATCTTGGCTTTCTAAAAACTCTTTCTTCAATATTCTGTCGTTCATAATCATGATGTGATTTGGGGCAATCTGCTCAATAGAACGAATGGTTTCTTGAATTTCTCTCGTATTTTTCACTTCTCCACCAGCATCTAAAACTGTAATTTGAGAACCGTTGTTATTAATTAGCTTTTTAGCATAATCAATTAAAAAAGCATCTTCTTTGCTAAAAACAGGTATAAAAACTTGATTGACTTCTTCTAGATTTTTTTCGATGAAAATTCCAACTGGCATTTTTGCTTTAGCAATAATATGTCGAGTTCTTTCATCAAATGGAGAATTTTCAAATAGGCCTTCTTTTCCTGTAAACTTATCGATCAAACGATCTGGATTTACAATTCTGGTCGTAAAACCAAGAATTTTTCCAAGCAGCGTTCCGTCAAAAATAGATTGCCCTAAACCAATCAGCAGCAGATCATATTCTCCTTGGTTGGCAGTATCAATAATATCCGAATCAATATCATTCGAAACTTTAAACAAACTCACCACATTCTGATTCAAACGCTGTGATTCCTCAATTACAGGAACTAGCATTTTGCGTTCGTGTTCTTTAATGTCAAAAGAATGCACTTCTGTGCTTAAAGACAAATGCATTGCTGTTACAATAGAATTATCTCCTTGTTTTTTAACTAAACTGTTCGCCATTTGCAGTAGCTTTTTACCTTTTTCTGGAGTAGAGAACGAAAGCAGAATTTTATACTTGCTTTTGGTTCCAATTTCTTCTGGAACAGCTGTAGCTTTATCTTTAAAAACAAACCCAATAAAATCTAATGCAGGCCCAGTCATAAAAGTCGTGATCAAAGCCATAATTACCATCATGGTAAAAATCTCTGCTGATAATACTCCAAGATCGTAACCAATATTCAGAACCACCAATTCCATTAAACCTCTTGTGTTCATTAAAGCACCGATGGATAAACTGTCTTTCCAATTTTGGCCCATAAATTTTGCAGCCAAAGCGCTTCCGAAGAATTTACCAACTACGGCAACCAAAATAATCAAACCGGTAATTTTCCATAATTCTGGATCATTCAATAATCCGATCTGCGTGCGCAAACCTGTAAACACGAAAAACAGCGGCAATAAAACAATAATCGAAACGTCTTCAACCTTTTCAATAAATATGTTTCTGAATTTGTTGTTTTCTGGCATAATTGCTCCAGCCAAGAAAGCTCCAAACAAAGCATGAATTCCAATTAATTCTGATGCATAAGAAGATATTAAAAGCGTAATGAAGAAAATGGCCACAACAGGCTTGTTCAAACTTTCGCGTGTGGCATTTAAGTCTCCTACTCTTTTTAAGAACGGACGAACAATTTTCAGCATGATAATTACATACAAAATTGCCATTCCAATTACATACAATGAACTCGAAAGCGAGCCCGCCTTTACAATGGCGATAACAACTGCCAAAATACACCAAGCGGTAATATCGTCTGCAGCGGCACAAGTAATAGCAATAGTTCCAAGCTTAGTTTTCTGCATACCGCGCTCTTGAACAATTCTGGCCAAAACAGGAAAAGCTGTGATACTCATGGCAATACCCATAAACAAGCCAAAAGAAGAAAACTCCACTCCCATTGGAGCGTATGTTTCGTAAATAAAATAAGCTAGCGACAAACCTAAAGCAAACGGAATCACAATACTCGCGTGGCTAATTACAACGGCATCGTGCGCTTTATTTTTCAGCACTTTCAAATCCAGCTCCATCCCGATTACAAACATGAAAAGGATTAAACCAATCTGGCTTAAGAACTGTAAATTGCCCAAAGATTCTTTTGGAAACAAAGCTGCTGAAAACTCTGGAAAATACATTCCGACCAAAGAAGGCCCCAATACAATTCCGGCAATCATTTCACCAATTACAGACGGCTGCCCTATTTTTCTAAAAAACCATCCAAACAAACGGGCTACTAAAATAATGGTAACGATCTGCGCCAATAAAATAGCTAACGGATGCTGCAGATTTTCGACCATAGAATGAAGAAAATCTTTCCAGTGATTGCTTTCAATTTGTTTCTTGACAATATTTCGTCCTGCTTCTAGTGCAACACCTTTTGAGATTACCCAATATATCAGCGCCGTAAAACCGCCAATAATTGTCACATAGAATATAGAGTTCTTAATGTTATTCATAACTCGTGCTTTTGATTTATTGCAGCAAATATCAGAACTGAGTTTTAAGTGAAAAAGGAAATTTCCAGCTAATTTTCAATGTATGTAACAAGTCGGAAAAACTTTGTAATAAGTTATAAAAATGATTGTCATCCTGAGCGAAATCGAAGGCTAGACATTCTTCATCGAGCTTCGATTTCGCTCAGGATCACAGAAAATCAATGACTATAATTTTACTTTTTTCAAAAAATCGGAACGATAGGTTTCGCTTAAAATTAAAGCGGTATTTTTATTAGTTTCTTCCAAATGATGAAGCACAATTTCATTATGATTAAAGAATTTTATTGCTTTTACGGCTACAATTTCTTTTTTGTTTATTCGGCAGAAATCGGCATCGGGCAGTTCTTTTAAAAGCGTATCGAATTTTACATTTTTCAAATTCAAAAAACTTCCATCGGCAAGCAGAACCGTTTTGTCGCGGCTATCGCTCGCTGCAGTTTTTATATATTGGATTTTATTAAAATACAGCAGCGTTTTTCCTTTGTCTGTATTAAGCTGAATGAATTTTTTATCTGAATTCGATTTTTCAAAACGTTCAAAAGCTTTTGCGATCGCTTTTTGCAGACGTTCCAATTTTACAGGTTTCGTAATGTAATCTACCGCATCAATATTAAACGCTTCGGCAGCATATTCTTTGTATGCCGTACAAAAAATAACCAATTTGTCCTGCAGTTTTTCTGCCAGATGCAATCCATCAATTCCAGGCATTTCAATATCCGAAATCAGTAGATCAAAATCCAAATCAGGAATATCAGACAGCAGCTTTTCAGGATTATTAAATGTTTTTACGATTTCCAATTCTGGAATTTGTTCGCAAAGCATTTTAAGGTAGGTTAATCCCGGAATTTCATCGTCCAGAAGCAAGCATTTCAGTTTTGTATTCAAGTAAATCAATTTTTAGATGCGCAATATAGACATCATTTTCTATAAACTTATCGAGTTTAAAATTATTCTTATAAATAATGCGAAGACGATGTTCGAGCGTAGCATGGCCAAAACCGCTTCGTTCTTTTTTCAATACTTTTTTATCTGAGATTTTATTGGAAACTGTCATAAAAAAAGCATTGTTTTTAAACTCAAAAACTACCGAAATAAAAGCATCGGCACTTTGCAGATCGGCATGTTTAAAAGCATTTTCAATTAAATCAATCGAAATTAAAGGCGCCAGCAAAGGCTGATCATACAATTTATCTTCCTGATTGATATTGGTTTTGACTTTGAGTTCGAATAACGGACTGATTTTAATTTTATTGATTTCGATTAGATTCATCGCAAAATCAATTTCTTCTTTGGCCGTTACAAACTTCTTTTTGCTTTCGTACAGAATGTAATCCAAAACATTTGCTAATTTATCCAGAGCAAAATACGTCTGATACGCGTGCGACTGAATCGAGTTGAGAATGTTCTTAAACAAATGCGGATTCAGTTTTGACTCCAAATTCTCCAATTGCAAATCATTGACTTTTGATTCTAAGGCATAAAAACTTTTCTCTGCATCTTCTTTTGCTTTTTTGGTTTGCATTAATTGATACACCATAAAACAAATGATCACGATTAAGAGCAATAGAATTGCCAAAAAGATAAAAGTTGTTGTATTGTTTTCCTGCATTGGCTGTTTACATTTAATGGACAAACTCCTGAATAAAATTACTGAATCTGCTCTAATCTATCGAATCGAGGTGAGACTTTTTTATAAAGAGAGCAGCCTCATTTTAATTTTCTTAAAATCAAAATTATTTGCAAATATGAGAAAACCTTGTGGTTTAGATGTAAAAACAGGCAAATTATCGGCATAATGGCACTTTCAAATTTGTGTTAACGTTAAGTAAAATAGAACGGAATATTTATGATTTCGAGCACTTTTCACTACATTTGCATCCATTTTTAAAGATTTTATGAAAAACACTGTCCAAGTTGGATTTTGGGAAAAATTGGCCCGAATCATACTTAAAAACAGAATTACGATTCTGGTTATACTTTCTGCTTTAACTATTTTCTTTGGTTATCAGTGGAAGAATCTTTCTATGACTTATACCGAGGCCAACTTGCTTCCGAAAGATCATATTGCAAATAAAGATTATCAAAAATTCTTAGACAAATTTGGAGAGGAAGGAAACCTTATTGTCATTGGTTTTAAAGACCCTAAATTTTTTACGCCAAAAAATTATGCAGCTTGGACCGAATTAATGAACGGTCTGAAAAAAGCGAAAGAAGTTGATTTGGTGATTTCTTTGAATGACTTAAAGAAGCTTGAAAAAGATACCGTAAATCAAAAATTTGTTTTAGCGCCATTTATTGAAGAAAGTAAAGCACTCGATGCCAATTATTTAAAAAGCGTTCAGTACGATTTATTTCACAATCTTCCTTTTTACGAAGGCCTGCTGTTTAACAAAGAAAGTGGAAGCGTTCGTTCTGCCATCTACATGAACAAAGCACTTGTAAATACGGCAGAAAGAAAGACTTTTATCTTAAATGATTTAGTTCCGAAAATCGATAAATTCGAAAAAACAACTGGAATCGATCTTAAAGTTTCTGGAATGCCATACATCCGTACGATTAATGCGGATAATATGAAAGGTGAGATTGGACTTTTCATTGGAGCGTCTCTATTGACCGTTTCTTTGATTTTCTTTTTCTTCTTCCGTTCATTCAGAGCCACTTTTATTTCGATCTGCATCTTAATTGTCGGCGTAACTTGGTCATTTGGAACGCTTGGATTATTTGGCTATAAAATCACGATTTTAACAGCAATTATTCCACCGCTGATTATCGTAATCGGAATTACAAACTGTATTTTCCTGATTAATAAATACCAGCAGGAAATTAAACTGCACAACAATCAGGCAAAAGCTTTACAGCGTGTGATTTCAAAAATCGGTTCTTCGACTTTGATGACCAATTTAACAGCTGCGATTGGTTTTGCAACTTTGATGATTACAGGAAACGAATTGCTTTTTGAGTTCGGATTAGTAACTTCAATCAATGTGCTTTCTGTTTATACTTTGACACTTTTTATCGTGCCGATTATTTACAGTTTCATGCCGTTGCCAAAAGCAAAACACTTATACCACTTAGACAAAACGTACATTTCGACACTTTTAAATACAGTTACCACTATCGTTAAAGGCAAAAAGACAATTGTTTATTGCATTTATGCTGTTCTATTTCTTGTGAGTTTAAACGGAGTAAGACAGATGAAAGTGTCTGGAAGTTTGATTGGCGAAATGCCGAAAAGCGCTTCTTTCTTTAAAGATATTTTATTTTACGAAAAAGAATTCAACGGTGTAATGCCTCTTGAAATCATGATTGACACCAAAAAGAAAAAAGGTGTTATGAAGCCTTCTACAATCCGTAAAATGGACGAATTGCAGAACACCATTTCTGAAATTCCAGAATTGGCAAAACCTGTTTCGGTTGTAAATTTGGTTAAATATGCCAAACAGGCTTTCTACAACGGAAACCCTGAATATTATCAATTGCCGACTTCTCAGGAACAGACATTTATTTTGGGCTATGCTAAAAATGCAACCAAAAACAGCAAAGAAAATTTAATGAAAGCTTACGTTGATTCGACTGGACAATATGCCAGAATTACGACTTTCATGAAAGATATTGGGACAGATGAAATGGCGAAAGTAGAAGGAAAATTGCGCAAAAAAATTGATGAAATTTTCCCGAAAGACCGTTACGAAGTTACGATTACTGGAAAAGCATTGGTTTTCCAAAAAGGAACAACGTATTTGGCGCACAACTTAATCGAGTCATTATTATTTGCGATTCTGACTATTGCAATTTTGATGCTATATTTATTCCGTTCGTTCAAAATGGTAGCGGCTTCTTTGATTACGAATATT
This genomic interval carries:
- a CDS encoding DUF5686 and carboxypeptidase regulatory-like domain-containing protein, with the protein product MKLFCFLTLFFTLTLQAQIQINGIVTDSNNKPLPFATITTSENNNTITDVDGKFIFKISATAASLKVSYIGFQTKTIALINNKTFYSVALQQQADDLKEVVVSNENPALTIIKKVIANKSINDPQKKLNNFEYKTYNKLIVTANPDSIDGRIDTSAAYKDLNKKTINIDSSDYKFKEIVSKQHLFQTEKVSQYQFGNNKLKETVLGTKIAGFKQPIYEVLAFNLQSISIYDSNYELFETKYENPISKNAPSSYNYKLLDTVSIRGRDTYMIYFKNKSKHRASGLEGVLYIDKENYAVAKAVMRIKGVLDISGIHEFEYIPKEKIWFQSNTTFKIVKGKNDDDIRILGGTIQFDGDVEENSERRKKAASDFTYLLSESNSFDVRVNTDAPIKNPSLYIEIKDDAAKKPESFWEAYRKENLDLKSQKTYLLLDSLSVRNRIEKRLGIGRKIINGFYPIGPVDLDLKKIISYNNYEGFRLGIGGITNDRLSKFFRVEGYGAYGTKDGVFKYSIGGGVLLDKHTNTWFNGYYTDDVREIASTVFSVDKRVFKIYDPRPINISTFYEYIGWRANVQTKFIPKTEAVLEFSRNYIEPKFDYLFNLNGKLYSNYIMTTAMLSIVWAPFSNYMQTPTGRTESDKKFPRFTFQYTQSLPSVLENDFTFSKIDFKAEYEKQYLNRQKTSLLLQGGLAMGDVPITHLYNTAPNNLTKETVVQRITFAGRNAFETMYFNEFFSSQYLMFQIKHGFDRITIMKKVRPSLVLVTRMAWGSMENPEQHVGPAYKTLDKGYFESGIELNKIFKGFGLGGFYRYGPNQLLRFEDNIAVKISYVLDLGL
- a CDS encoding cation:proton antiporter, which produces MNNIKNSIFYVTIIGGFTALIYWVISKGVALEAGRNIVKKQIESNHWKDFLHSMVENLQHPLAILLAQIVTIILVARLFGWFFRKIGQPSVIGEMIAGIVLGPSLVGMYFPEFSAALFPKESLGNLQFLSQIGLILFMFVIGMELDLKVLKNKAHDAVVISHASIVIPFALGLSLAYFIYETYAPMGVEFSSFGLFMGIAMSITAFPVLARIVQERGMQKTKLGTIAITCAAADDITAWCILAVVIAIVKAGSLSSSLYVIGMAILYVIIMLKIVRPFLKRVGDLNATRESLNKPVVAIFFITLLISSYASELIGIHALFGAFLAGAIMPENNKFRNIFIEKVEDVSIIVLLPLFFVFTGLRTQIGLLNDPELWKITGLIILVAVVGKFFGSALAAKFMGQNWKDSLSIGALMNTRGLMELVVLNIGYDLGVLSAEIFTMMVIMALITTFMTGPALDFIGFVFKDKATAVPEEIGTKSKYKILLSFSTPEKGKKLLQMANSLVKKQGDNSIVTAMHLSLSTEVHSFDIKEHERKMLVPVIEESQRLNQNVVSLFKVSNDIDSDIIDTANQGEYDLLLIGLGQSIFDGTLLGKILGFTTRIVNPDRLIDKFTGKEGLFENSPFDERTRHIIAKAKMPVGIFIEKNLEEVNQVFIPVFSKEDAFLIDYAKKLINNNGSQITVLDAGGEVKNTREIQETIRSIEQIAPNHIMIMNDRILKKEFLESQDLMIISLDSWKKLIESQSIWLNNSPSVLILKP
- a CDS encoding LytTR family DNA-binding domain-containing protein, translating into MNTKLKCLLLDDEIPGLTYLKMLCEQIPELEIVKTFNNPEKLLSDIPDLDFDLLISDIEMPGIDGLHLAEKLQDKLVIFCTAYKEYAAEAFNIDAVDYITKPVKLERLQKAIAKAFERFEKSNSDKKFIQLNTDKGKTLLYFNKIQYIKTAASDSRDKTVLLADGSFLNLKNVKFDTLLKELPDADFCRINKKEIVAVKAIKFFNHNEIVLHHLEETNKNTALILSETYRSDFLKKVKL
- a CDS encoding sensor histidine kinase codes for the protein MQENNTTTFIFLAILLLLIVIICFMVYQLMQTKKAKEDAEKSFYALESKVNDLQLENLESKLNPHLFKNILNSIQSHAYQTYFALDKLANVLDYILYESKKKFVTAKEEIDFAMNLIEINKIKISPLFELKVKTNINQEDKLYDQPLLAPLISIDLIENAFKHADLQSADAFISVVFEFKNNAFFMTVSNKISDKKVLKKERSGFGHATLEHRLRIIYKNNFKLDKFIENDVYIAHLKIDLLEYKTEMLASGR
- a CDS encoding efflux RND transporter permease subunit, whose translation is MKNTVQVGFWEKLARIILKNRITILVILSALTIFFGYQWKNLSMTYTEANLLPKDHIANKDYQKFLDKFGEEGNLIVIGFKDPKFFTPKNYAAWTELMNGLKKAKEVDLVISLNDLKKLEKDTVNQKFVLAPFIEESKALDANYLKSVQYDLFHNLPFYEGLLFNKESGSVRSAIYMNKALVNTAERKTFILNDLVPKIDKFEKTTGIDLKVSGMPYIRTINADNMKGEIGLFIGASLLTVSLIFFFFFRSFRATFISICILIVGVTWSFGTLGLFGYKITILTAIIPPLIIVIGITNCIFLINKYQQEIKLHNNQAKALQRVISKIGSSTLMTNLTAAIGFATLMITGNELLFEFGLVTSINVLSVYTLTLFIVPIIYSFMPLPKAKHLYHLDKTYISTLLNTVTTIVKGKKTIVYCIYAVLFLVSLNGVRQMKVSGSLIGEMPKSASFFKDILFYEKEFNGVMPLEIMIDTKKKKGVMKPSTIRKMDELQNTISEIPELAKPVSVVNLVKYAKQAFYNGNPEYYQLPTSQEQTFILGYAKNATKNSKENLMKAYVDSTGQYARITTFMKDIGTDEMAKVEGKLRKKIDEIFPKDRYEVTITGKALVFQKGTTYLAHNLIESLLFAILTIAILMLYLFRSFKMVAASLITNILPLCITSGLMGYFGIPLKPSTILVFSIAFGISVDNAIQFMAKYKHDLMQNKGKVKKSVFSALRETGVSTFYTSVVLILGFATFTLSSFSGTIALGGLISCTLVFAMFANLVVLPSLVLTFEKKKTRKEELENLDK